Proteins encoded together in one Salmo trutta chromosome 3, fSalTru1.1, whole genome shotgun sequence window:
- the LOC115176972 gene encoding rhomboid-related protein 2 — protein sequence MDIDIEEQDPLAVDPVDRDGRRMGDTGRDDDGNRKVGCCERFHRSISKWMLPEELHEQYRERANCCPPPIFIILISIAELAVFIYYAVWKPQKQWVTLGEGIWNSPLTYKSDRREEAWRFVSYMFVHAGVEHILGNLVMQLLLGIPLELVHKGFEVGMVYMAGVLAGSLASSIFDPLSALVGASGGVYALIGGYFMNAVVNFREMIPLLGVFRIGVIVIIVGTDVGFALYRRFFTHDVGLKVSFVAHIGGGVAGMTIGYVFFSAYNQKLLKDPRFWLCIVGYVVFLLFAVLFNIFLSPA from the exons ATGGACATAGACATTGAAGAGCAGGACCCCCTCGCTGTAGACCCTGTAGACAGAGATGGGAGACGGATGGGCGATACGGGACGTGATGATGACGGGAATAGGAAGGTCGGATGCTGCGAGAGGTTCCATCGCTCCATCTCCAAGTGGATGCTTCCGGAAGAACTCCACGAACAGTACCGGGAGCGAGCCAACTGCTGCCCCCCTCCCatcttcatcatcctcatcagCATCGCCGAG TTAGCAGTGTTTATCTACTATGCGGTGTGGAAGCCCCAGAAGCAGTGGGTCACCCTGGGCGAGGGCATCTGGAACAGCCCTCTCACTTACAAGTCTGACCGGCGGGAGGAGGCGTGGCGCTTTGTCTCCTACATGTTTGTCCACGCTGG CGTAGAGCACATCCTGGGCAACCTGGTGATGCAGCTACTGCTGGGCATCCCGCTGGAGCTGGTCCACAAAGGCTTTGAAGTGGGCATGGTCTACATGGCAGGCGTCCTAGCAG GCTCCCTGGCCAGCTCCATATTTGATCCTCTCAGTGCTCTGGTAGGGGCCTCTGGGGGGGTATATGCCCTCATAGGTGGATACTTCATGAACGCTGTTGTG AACTTCAGAGAGATGATTCCTCTCCTTGGAGTGTTTCGTATTGGAGTGATTGTGATTATCG tCGGGACAGATGTCGGATTCGCCCTTTACAGAAGGTTTTTTACTCACGACGTTGGCTTGAAG GTTTCATTTGTGGCGCACATCGGAGGAGGGGTGGCTGGGATGACCATTGGTTACGTGTTCTTCAGCGCCTACAACCAGAAGCTCCTGAAGGACCCGCGCTTCTGGCTTTGCATAGTTGGCTACGTAGTCTTCCTCTTGTTCGCTGTGCTCTTCAACATCTTCCTTTCCCCTGCATAA
- the LOC115176950 gene encoding gap junction alpha-9 protein-like, giving the protein MGDWNFLGGILEEVHIHSTMVGKIWLTILFIFRMLVLGVAAEDVWNDEQADFICNTEQPGCRNVCYDLAFPISLIRFWVLQVIFVSSPSLVYMGHALYRLRALEKERQKKKVLLRRELELVDVEMVAARKTIEREVRQLEQGKLNKAPLSGSLLRTYVAHIITRSAVEVGFITGQYILYGFQLSPLFKCEREPCPNAVDCFVSRPTEKSVFMVFMQCIAVVSLFLNILEIMHLGYKKVKKGILDYYPHLQDELDDFYSSKTKKDSVVHQTCIASSGCNPTMASAPSGYNLLLERAQDGHTYPSLINPSAFLPVQGELAGKRSVEELKDAAHSPTEHNSNSNNTSSDSRSPPCDSVTPPKQEEPEESAHLPPHSEEEEKRGSPDSPRRPRDPSHASSCPTLLVGTGRKTWRVNAPSNCSTVVEGKSSDTDSYGGAKASGGYQARTASKSEPKMRPSTPDSLGDSSLGSQHSPRPPSSNRRPSSTSNASSRRAPTDLQV; this is encoded by the coding sequence ATGGGGGATTGGAATTTCCTAGGGGGGATATTGGAGGAGGTGCATATCCACTCCACTATGGTAGGAAAGATCTGGCTCACCATCCTATTCATCTTCCGCATGCTGGTGTTGGGTGTGGCGGCCGAGGACGTGTGGAACGATGAGCAGGCCGACTTCATCTGCAACACGGAGCAGCCCGGGTGCCGGAACGTCTGCTATGACCTGGCTTTCCCCATATCCCTCATCCGCTTCTGGGTCCTTCAGGTCATCTTTGTCTCATCGCCCTCGCTGGTGTACATGGGCCATGCTCTCTACCGCCTCCGAGCCCTGGAGAAGGAGCGGCAGAAAAAGAAGGTCCTGCTGCGTCGCGAGCTAGAGCTGGTGGACGTGGAGATGGTGGCGGCTCGGAAAACGATTGAGCGAGAGGTGAGGCAGCTGGAGCAAGGCAAGCTCAACAAGGCTCCGCTGTCGGGGTCCCTGCTGCGCACCTACGTGGCCCACATCATTACCCGCTCCGCCGTGGAGGTAGGCTTTATAACGGGCCAGTACATCCTCTATGGCttccagctctcccctctcttcaagTGCGAGCGTGAGCCTTGCCCCAACGCGGTGGACTGCTTCGTCTCCCGGCCCACAGAGAAGAGTGTCTTCATGGTCTTTATGCAATGCATTGCTGTAGTCTCCCTCTTCCTAAACATCTTGGAGATCATGCACCTGGGCTACAAGAAGGTCAAGAAGGGCATCCTGGACTACTATCCACACCTGCAAGACGAGCTTGACGACTTCTACTCAAGCAAAACCAAGAAAGACTCCGTGGTGCATCAGACATGCATTGCTTCCTCCGGCTGCAATCCCACCATGGCCTCCGCGCCCAGTGGCTACAACCTCCTACTGGAGCGGGCCCAGGACGGTCACACCTACCCCTCCCTTATCAACCCCTCTGCCTTCCTCCCTGTTCAGGGTGAACTGGCTGGTAAACGGAGCGTGGAAGAACTCAAAGATGCTGCACATAGCCCGACGGAGCACAACTCCAACTCCAATAATACCAGCAGTGACAGTCGCTCACCGCCCTGCGACTCAGTGACCCCGCCAAAGCAGGAGGAGCCAGAGGAGTCTGCACACCTTCCCCCTCACagcgaggaggaagagaagagggggagccCAGACTCTCCCAGGCGCCCAAGGGACCCATCTCACGCCTCCTCCTGCCCGACATTGCTAGTAGGCACCGGAAGGAAAACATGGAGGGTCAATGCTCCCTCAAATTGTTCCACAGTGGTGGAGGGCAAAAGCTCAGACACAGATTCTTATGGGGGTGCTAAGGCCAGTGGTGGGTACCAAGCCCGGACTGCATCAAAATCGGAACCCAAAATGCGTCCCTCCACCCCAGACTCACTGGGGGACTCAAGTTTAGGGTCACAGCACAGTCCGAGACCACCCTCTTCCAATCGCCGACCATCATCCACAAGCAACGCAAGTAGTAGGCGAGCCCCTACAGACTTACAAGTTTGA